Proteins found in one Triticum aestivum cultivar Chinese Spring chromosome 4D, IWGSC CS RefSeq v2.1, whole genome shotgun sequence genomic segment:
- the LOC123096340 gene encoding phosphatidylinositol 4-kinase beta 1, with protein MVRLLGLRGLSFGPEESPREITAAGGDAAPPVGSSGWLVRFFDSAFFCEWIAVSYLYKHDHAGVRDYLCNRMYTLPLSGLEAYLFQVCYMLVHKPSPSLDRFVIDTCAKSLRIALKVHWILAAELELEETEDLDGIDKVQEQCQAAATVQGEWPPLVRPAPLSPVASPRGNPMLSRIRSSKQRLMSLASSPSLGLSPPPSSTNVSAAEDAGVGKGKQPVTPSSEDNKLLRRLSIGPKAFFRRSVEKDEEQDKDGFFKRLLRDSKDKEEDDGDKEGFFKRLLKDSKEKENDEEEGDKDGLFRRLLRDSKDEDMELTPNSDGLLKRLFRDKEDRPGDDDEKEGFFRRIFKDKNEERRESMHGRLGDEERVGKSLEDDDREGFFRKIFKDKNEEKKDGGSHKQNDDREKVGVNTEEDKKDGFFRQLFKEKNDEKKEGTTPSRKEDDNKGNKSIDDDNFFRRIFKDKSEEKKGAAHDRNEDEKCEEGDKENFFRKLFKDKDKHEDRRIEGLDKNDDDGKSTSGIEEEENSEFLSFRRLFRVHPEDAKSGHIEGSQPNGISEGSPGSESFFKRLFRDREDSETFGSKLLKEKHPDSTGNSEKQSGKPPLPNNVLAELRKGSYYASLELVQSLCDTSYGLVDIFPVEDRKIALRESLTEINSHIASSEKNGGVCFPMGRGIYRVVHIPEDESVLLNSREKAPYLVCVEVLKAETPSHSKGSSDVNKLSKGGIPLANGDVQLPKPPPWAYPLWSRHEPQNYETDRMLNSTSQVIDQAMAQLWEAKVKFVNVSFSIEKIGRSRSIAMSESGRRIRQPTTESHDLSGDSQAVVDQPIEWVKVTLSAVPGVNMEDVDDNEPTRKKDHRRVPSTIAMEEVKAAALKGEAPPGLPLKGVGQSTENLDPMATDGGDPKPTDALAGELWTVKKERIRRSSVHGKLPGWDLRSIIVKSGDDCRQEHLAVQLVAHFYDIYQEAGLPLWLRPYEVIVTSAYAALIETIPDTASIHSIKSRFPNILSLRDYYVAKYEENSPNFKLAQRNFVESMAGYSILSYLLQVKDRHNGNLLIDEEGHIIHIDFGFMLSNSPGGVNFESAPFKLTRELLEVMDSDAEGTPSEFFDYFKVLCIQGFLTCRKHAERVILLVEMLQDSGFPCFKGGTRTILNLRKRFHLSLTEEQCVSLVLSLISSSMDAWRTRQYDYYQRVLNGIL; from the exons ATGGTGCGGCTTCTCGGGCTGCGGGGCCTCAGCTTCGGGCCTGAGGAGTCGCCGCGAGAGATCACGGCCGCCGGCGGAGATGCCGCGCCCCCTGTGGGGAGCAGCGGCTGGCTCGTCCGCTTCTTCGACTCCGCGTTCTTCTGCGAGTGGATCGCCGTCAGCTACCTCTACAAGCACGACCACGCCGGCGTGCGCGACTACCTCTGCAACCGGATGTACACGCTCCCGCTCTCGGGCCTCGAGGCCTACCTCTTCCAGGTCTGCTACATGCTCGTGCACAAGCCCAGCCCCTCCCTCGATCGCTTCGTCATCGACACCTGTGCCAAATCCCTGCGCATCGCGCTCAAGGTGCATTGGATCCTCGCTGCTGAACTCGAGCTAGAGGAAACCGAGGATCTGGATGGGATCGATAAGGTGCAGGAGCAGTGCCAGGCTGCAGCCACCGTGCAGGGCGAGTGGCCGCCGCTAGTCCGACCTGCGCCGCTGTCCCCTGTTGCCAGCCCACGCGGCAATCCCATGCTCAGCAGGATACGCTCGTCAAAGCAGCGACTGATGTCCCTTGCCTCGTCGCCCTCTCTTGGTTTGAGTCCCCCTCCCAGCAGCACCAATGTGTCTGCTGCTGAGGATGCTGGAGTCGGCAAAGGGAAGCAGCCAGTAACACCATCTTCGGAGGACAACAAGCTGCTTAGGCGATTGAGCATCGGGCCAAAGGCCTTCTTTAGGCGGTCTGTGGAGAAGGACGAGGAACAGGATAAGGATGGGTTCTTTAAGAGATTGCTTAGAGACAGCAAGGACAAGGAGGAGGATGATGGAGACAAGGAAGGTTTTTTTAAAAGGTTGCTTAAGGATAGCAAGGAGAAAGAGAATGATGAGGAAGAAGGGGATAAAGATGGTCTCTTCCGTAGGTTGCTTAGGGACAGCAAGGATGAGGACATGGAGCTCACACCTAACTCGGACGGTTTGCTGAAGAGACTCTTCCGTGACAAGGAGGACAGACCGGGCGACGATGACGAGAAGGAAGGTTTTTTTCGCAGGATATTCAAAGATAAGAATGAGGAGAGGAGAGAAAGCATGCATGGAAGGCTTGGGGATGAGGAAAGAGTAGGTAAGAGTTTGGAGGATGATGATAGGGAAGGGTTCTTTCGCAAGATCTTCAAAGATAAGAATGAAGAGAAGAAAGATGGAGGCAGTCATAAGCAAAATGATGATAGAGAAAAGGTCGGCGTGAACACCGAAGAGGACAAGAAGGATGGCTTTTTCCGGCAACTTTTCAAggagaaaaatgatgagaaaaaggAAGGCACCACTCCCAGCAGGAAGGAGGACGATAACAAAGGCAATAAGAGCATAGACGACGATAATTTCTTTCGCAGAATTTTCAAGGATAAGAGTGAAGAAAAGAAGGGAGCTGCCCATGACAGGAATGAGGATGAGAAGTGTGAGGAAGGTGATAAGGAAAATTTCTTCAGGAAACTATTCAAGGACAAAGACAAACATGAGGACAGGAGAATCGAAGGGCTTGATAAAAATGATGATGATGGTAAGAGCACCAGTGGTATTGAGGAGGAGGAAAATTCAGAGTTCTTGTCATTCCGCAGGTTGTTCCGAGTGCACCCAGAAGACGCTAAGAGTGGACATATAGAAGGTAGTCAGCCTAACGGTATTTCTGAGGGTAGCCCGGGATCAGAGAGCTTTTTCAAGCGTTTATTCCGTGATAGAGAAGATTCTGAGACTTTTGGCTCAAAGTTATTGAAAGAG AAACACCCTGATTCCACAGGAAACAGTGAGAAACAAAGTGGAAAACCACCTTTACCAAATAATGTGCTGGCAGAACTGCGGAAAGGCTCTTACTATGCTTCATTGGAGCTAGTTCAATCATTATGTGATACATCTTATGGTCTCGTAGACATATTTCCGGTGGAAGATCGCAAGATTGCCTTGCGAGAG TCTCTTACAGAGATCAATTCACATATCGCTTCCAGTGAGAAAAATGGAG GCGTATGCTTCCCAATGGGAAGGGGCATATATCGAGTGGTTCATATACCTGAAGATGAGTCTGTTCTTCTAAACTCTAGGGAGAAAGCTCCCTATCTTGTATGTGTTGAAGTTTTGAAAGCAGAAACACCAAG TCACTCCAAAGGGTCCTCAGATGTGAACAAACTATCAAAAGGCGGGATACCGTTGGCTAATGGAGATGTTCAGTTGCCAAAGCCGCCTCCATGGGCATATCCTTTGTGGAGTCGACATGAACCACAAAATTATGAAACAGACAGAATGCTGAACTCTACCTCTCAGGTTATTGACCAAGCCATGGCTCAACTATGGGAGGCCAAAGTGAAATTTGTAAATGTTAGTTTCTCTATCGAGAAAATTGGTCGTTCTAGAAGCATTGCAATGTCTGAGTCGGGGCGTAGGATACGGCAACCTACAACAGAGTCACATGATCTATCAGGAGATTCCCAGGCTGTTGTTGATCAACCTATTGAGTGGGTAAAGGTCACCCTGTCTGCGGTTCCAGGAGTTAACATGGAAGATGTAGATGACAATGAACCGACACGGAAGAAGGATCATCGCCGTGTTCCAAGCACTATTGCAATGGAGGAAGTCAAG GCTGCAGCGTTAAAAGGAGAAGCCCCACCTGGTCTTCCACTGAAAGGAGTTGGTCAAAGCACTGAAAATTTGGATCCTATG GCAACTGATGGCGGAGATCCTAAACCAACTGATGCTTTGGCTGGTGAACTTTGGACTGTCAAGAAAGAGAGAATACGCCGTTCTTCAGTTCATGGAAAATTACCTGGCTGGGATTTGCGTTCT ATTATTGTCAAGAGTGGGGATGATTGCCGACAGGAGCACTTAGCTGTACAGCTTGTCGCACACTTTTATG ATATATACCAAGAAGCTGGCTTACCACTCTGGTTACGGCCTTATGAAGTTATCGTCACGTCTGCATATGCAGCCCTAATAGAGACTATTCCTGATACG GCATCAATTCATTCCATCAAGAGTAGGTTTCCCAACATCTTAAGTCTTCGTGACTACTATGTAGCCAAGTATGAAGAGAATTCTCCAAATTTCAAACTTGCGCAG AGGAACTTTGTGGAAAGCATGGCAGGATATTCAATTCTGAGCTACCTGCTGCAG GTCAAGGATCGCCATAACGGGAATCTCTTGATAGACGAGGAGGGACATATTATTCATATTGATTTTGGTTTCATGCTTTCCAACTCTCCTGGAGGGGTAAATTTTGAGAGTGCACCATTTAAGCTGACGAGGGAGCTCCTTGAA GTGATGGATTCTGATGCTGAGGGAACTCCCAGCGAGTTCTTCGACTATTTCAAG GTGCTATGCATTCAAGGGTTTCTTACTTGTCGGAAGCATGCAGAGCGTGTTATACTTCTTGTGGAAATGTTGCAG GATTCTGGCTTCCCGTGCTTTAAAGGTGGTACTCGCACTATACTGAACTTGAGGAAGAGGTTCCACTTGAGTCTCACTGAAGAG CAATGTGTATCGCTGGTGCTCTCATTGATCAGTAGCAGCATGGATGCCTGGCGTACTCGGCAGTATGATTACTACCAGAGAGTATTGAATGGGATTTTATGA